CATTGTTTGATTCAATTCCTATGGATTTGACAGTATCTTAGTTATAGCACTtagtttaaaatttcaaaattgaaCATTTCTCCTGCATTTCTCTGTTTTCATAGGGTTATGAGGTATCCGGAACGAGTGAATTTCTTAGGCAATTGcaaaataataagtaaaagaaaaaggttagGATAAAGATtagtacatttgtgaatatgttTTTTACACAGGCTACATGTAAGTTTATTGCCCATTTTggaagaaatcattcattatcCCTGTAATATACTATCTTCTACTTTCTCTGTCTTGGTTGGGCGATTTGGCGTTGGGCTGGGAGAGGCAGGGTCTTTCACTTCTATAGTGAAATTTTTGAATGCCTAATCATAGGGCATTTCACTGATAAAATGTGTTTTCTTTATCTCATTCATCCTGCTGCCAATCTCTGCTCCACTAGTCGCTTCTGCtgcttcttctcttttcttcatgTCATTATTGAACATATAAGAGGCGTTAGTTGATTGACTAGCTCCTCTGTGACGTTGACTTGAGATTATAgcatcttcttttttttccttgttttcttGAAACTTTTGGTGTGGTCCATGTGAAGTTGAAAGATCTCCTTCCACTGAAGTTTTTGTTATAGCAAATGACTAGCTTAGTCAGCCGATATTTTACTTTGTTgtgctaattaattaatcaaacatATGAAATAGCAACAGTGGCTTACTGGTTCTGTCTACATTGGGAACTTGAGTTTGATAGCATTCATCCTCTGAATGCTATTGATTAAATGTGTAAAATAACTAGACTACACGAAGTTGCTCTTTGCATTGTCACTCATTTCACCATGTGAATTGTTCATCCCTATGGTTATGGGTCTATTTTTGCAAAATTTCAGTTGTCGTTCCAGGAGAATGATGTTGCAGATGGATATTCTAGGTcgatataaataatataagcGCATTCAATGAACTTGGAAAAGGGCCTACTAAAATACTTCCTAACTAATTGTTGTCATCGTCCTACGCGAGCTTGAAATCTACTTTAGTAAACAGCTtactcttatttatttaatatgattgtGTATTTTCACTTCTGAAAAACAGCAGGAGGATGTCACATGCGTATTGTGTATGATTTAGAAAGTAATAGCAATATCTTAATATTGTTCAGTCTTTTATTCTGTAATTTATAGGTAGAATTTACTGGTTTCCCTGGTGGAGGATCTGTCACTTCCCCAAATGTACACAAATGGCCTAGCATCATGGTTGATAGATGTAAAATGCATGATCACTCTAGACGATTTTCTGGGATTACTGGAGATTATCAGCTGTCTTCAACTTCAATTGGCGAAGAAGCTGAAAGCTTTCTCCTAAATGCCATCAACATGAGTTTCTTTGAGCGTTTGAATTTGGCATGGAAGATAATATTCCCATCACCAGCACGAAGAAAGAGCTCAAATGCAAGGGTTGCCAAACAGCGGTTGAAGATGATTCTTTTCTCTGACAGATGTGCAGTTAGTGATGAGGCAAAACGGAAGATTGTAAGCAACATTGTGCATGCTCTATCAGAATTTGTGGTGATAGAATCACAGGATAAAGTCCAGCTGAGCGTCACAGCCGATTCTGATCTTGGAACTGTGTACTCTGTCACAGTGCCTGTACGACGGGTAAGGCCAGAATATCAGGATGCAGAAGAGATTGGATCGATAACTAACATTGAGTACAAAGATACTGGAGAAAGTTCTGGTTCTGTGGATGTCCGATTTGATTTCTTCATCCCAGATGAAAGAAGTCGGTGATTTCACAAGGctgaaagtaaaataaagaaagtgtCTTCCAGGGTCAAAATGTGTTATCTTTTCCATGTTTGGATCTTTAGCTAAGGAGATAAGCTTATGCCtctgtatatatatgaattcctgtttggaatttgaaaattttcctGTCTTTGAATTTGTGTTAAATGGAATGGTTAACACTAAAGCGAGTCGACTTACCGCTTTTTCTATTTGGTAGCTTCAACATGCATATTTCAGACTTGCTAGATTGTTGTGTGCATTGAATCCCAAAAAAGGTACTCTTAATTGATGATTTGATTGAGATTGTAGTTTTTCGGGGAAGAAAGTAGCTTGTAACATGAGCTGTGTGAAGGCAGTCAATAGCTtgttttcatcattttttcaTTCAATCTTATAACTAAGCACATGATTACGAAATATGTATGAATGAAGGAAAGGCATTTGTTTTCAATGAAAACCTTATTTGCATGTGGACTGTTGCAATTTGAAAGGAAGCAGAAGATTCTTGGTAGCCATTGATGGGTAATTAATAGAAGCAACAAAAGCAATTATATACTAGAAGCAAGTTATGCTGGTCTTTTAGTTAGTACAAGTTGAATCGTGAATACATGTTATTCTGCTCAATCCATTTCTAAAGAGTAACTGATCAACCTATTGTGAAAGAAATGTATATCAGTTTATACTTGCATACATCATTTCAATCATTCAGCCAAGGAAACATGTCAAACTTTAtcaaacagaaaagaaaattgcagCTAGCTATCTATTCGGACGCTGTCATTTCTCATTGAATCCTCTAATGATGCGTGAGCCTCCTCATCAACTTGGAGAACTGCTCATTATGATGCTTTTCTATGGACTCTGCAACCTTGGCAAACAGCTTTAGCAATTGCCGTTACATGTACTGTGCAGCAACATCCATTCTTCTGCAGTGGCATTCTTCCTTCCATGAATACTGCCTCCGAAACTTCTCGATTATCCCTCTTCCTCTTTTCCCATTTTTTTCTCTGCACTCCAGCTCTGATGAGGGTAATATATTCTTCGATAAAGAATCATTATACTTATTGGAAGGTATGTCCCTTGACAGCATCATAAAGTGAGTACTAAAGGGgaattaaattgaaagaatCACCTTGACTACAAGTGCCACAAAAAGGTAGTGCAAAGAGAATTATCAAAGCCTGCAATTCAACAGAGTTGAATCTGTTTTTCTCTCTTAATTCACTATTACAGTTTACTGTGatccaaaataataaaaaatttgctATGAAGTGTATAAATGGATGAACGATACCAACATAATCCATGCTTTATTACTGGTCAAAGATCCTTTTTCAGTTTCTTACTCTTTTCATTTTGGTACATAAATCTCTGTATTCTTTCTTGAAATGGTATAAAGATGCCTTAGAGCCAATTTTTTGGACTTATTAGACctatcaaattaatatatatattatattttcttaccCCTTGAATGTTTTATAAATCCATTATACATCACATTTATATTTACAGTATATTTAAACTCtcttatataattagattattttacattttatatatgtGTACTCGCACAAGCATGGATCTAATCcatgatataaaattatacaataacTACTAACGGATAGTGTTACTCATCGAGTGTTGCACTTGTAACTTGacaataattatatactaatcaatataattagaCCATTGATTATGACATGCATCGAAATGCAATTAGATGGTCGATAATCCTAAaagatattttcaaaataatatcttcactaattttgagaaaaatcGAGGCTAATTAGTTGACTTGTAAAATGTTTTAGGtcaaatagttaatattaataaatttatgggcaaattgaaatttaatacCTTTCCTATCCTAAACTAACCTAATTTTGAGAAGGCCCTTGTCCTTCAACTTTTTGATTTGAAAAGAAAGCGGGGGGAGAGAACGGATTGGTACATAGCCCAAATTGCGCTCCAATTCTCCCACTCTCACAGTCCTTTTTCTTACTCTTACGAAACACTACACGCTACACACAATTCTTCTGGTCACTAAAACTCTCGCCCTGAAATTGCACTTGCGCAAACTTTGAGTTCCTTCTGTCGTGTAAAGATGAGGTCAGCACAGCTTTTTGTCAAACGTTTGCGCTCTTTCTTTTCTCCCGTTtgtttttatgattttctcCGTCTTCAAAAAAATTCAATGCCatgaa
The Ricinus communis isolate WT05 ecotype wild-type chromosome 1, ASM1957865v1, whole genome shotgun sequence DNA segment above includes these coding regions:
- the LOC8289158 gene encoding cell division topological specificity factor homolog, chloroplastic, whose amino-acid sequence is MAISGDLRVSATLTSYHKHPFRSSFPSSNSKVEFTGFPGGGSVTSPNVHKWPSIMVDRCKMHDHSRRFSGITGDYQLSSTSIGEEAESFLLNAINMSFFERLNLAWKIIFPSPARRKSSNARVAKQRLKMILFSDRCAVSDEAKRKIVSNIVHALSEFVVIESQDKVQLSVTADSDLGTVYSVTVPVRRVRPEYQDAEEIGSITNIEYKDTGESSGSVDVRFDFFIPDERSR